From one Paramormyrops kingsleyae isolate MSU_618 chromosome 1, PKINGS_0.4, whole genome shotgun sequence genomic stretch:
- the lin7a gene encoding protein lin-7 homolog A isoform X2, with product MHETITVNGCLEYQARATAKATVAAFAASEGHSHPRVVELPKTDEGLGFNVMGGKEQNSPIYISRIIPGGVAERQGGLKRGDQLLSVNGVSVEGEHHEKAVELLKAAKDSVKLVVRYTPKVLEEMEARFEKLRTARRRQQQQLLIQQQQQQQNPAAQQNHTS from the exons ATGCATGAGACAATAACAGTGAATGGCTGTCTGGAGTACCAAGCCCGGGCCACGGCTAAG GCAACAGTTGCAGCCTTTGCTGCCAGCGAGGGCCACTCGCATCCCCGTGTGGTGGAGCTGCCCAAGACGGACGAAGGGCTCGGCTTCAACGTGATGGGCGGCAAGGAGCAGAACTCGCCCATCTACATCTCACGCATCATCCCGGGGGGCGTGGCCGAGAGGCAAGGCGGCCTGAAACGGGGCGACCAGCTGCTGTCCGTCAACGGTGTG AGCGTGGAGGGGGAGCACCACGAGAAGGCGGTGGAGCTGCTGAAGGCAGCCAAGGACAGCGTGAAGCTGGTGGTGCGCTACACGCCCAAAGTCCTGGAGGAGATGGAGGCGCGTTTCGAGAAGCTTCGCACGGCCCGACGgcgccagcagcagcagctgctcatccagcaacagcagcagcagcagaacccgGCTGCCCAGCAGAACCACACCTCGTAG